In Mycoplasmopsis californica, one genomic interval encodes:
- a CDS encoding ABC transporter permease family protein has translation MSFKNIFKEVSKFFAIGCLVIVILFPLYYLLLYSLLPTHSFHEAKYGLVIQEWNWANFFGLFNSEFWIAVGYTFVFVGILICLRVITYSLAIAGLLKMPPTLQKIFLYFFLIISLIPEFSIYLSLQVVLNYLNIASSLFAVVTNAIFSFFSFTYVFNIAKHTATQKAKLILNDNLKWHQKIVFVYLPKLKLAYFLLIIFTFISVWNDYLWPSFLLRSTPKTNITIWYLNLGITSGGILLNIQAAGATISVIIPLTIYAIFSRKINKFN, from the coding sequence ATGAGCTTTAAGAATATTTTTAAAGAGGTTAGCAAATTTTTTGCAATTGGTTGTCTTGTGATTGTAATTTTATTCCCTCTGTATTATTTATTATTATATTCTCTTTTGCCAACTCATTCTTTTCATGAGGCGAAATATGGTTTAGTTATTCAAGAATGGAATTGAGCAAATTTTTTCGGTTTATTTAATTCAGAATTTTGGATTGCTGTTGGCTATACATTTGTATTTGTAGGTATTTTAATTTGTTTAAGAGTAATTACTTATTCTTTAGCTATAGCTGGTTTGTTAAAGATGCCGCCAACACTACAAAAGATATTTTTATATTTCTTTTTAATTATTAGTTTAATCCCCGAATTTTCAATATATTTAAGCTTACAAGTTGTATTAAATTATTTAAATATAGCTTCTTCGTTGTTTGCAGTTGTAACAAATGCTATTTTCTCATTTTTTTCTTTTACATATGTGTTCAATATAGCAAAACACACAGCGACTCAAAAAGCGAAGTTAATATTAAATGATAATTTAAAATGACATCAAAAAATAGTGTTTGTATATTTACCTAAATTAAAACTTGCCTACTTTTTATTAATAATATTTACATTTATATCTGTGTGAAATGATTATTTATGACCTTCATTTTTACTGCGTTCGACACCAAAAACGAATATTACCATTTGATATTTAAATTTAGGTATAACTTCAGGTGGAATTTTGCTTAATATCCAAGCAGCAGGAGCTACAATTTCGGTTATAATACCCTTAACAATTTATGCGATTTTTTCTAGAAAAATCAATAAATTTAATTAA
- a CDS encoding P68 family surface lipoprotein, with the protein MKKNKKWLLSSVTLGATALPLVASSCGTVKTESKNIVFRTAQGKQWPLSLAIKPLVDYYNTTQKETRGFLPVPLEFQEQHKIWGEFNLIKNVKENFETKNLDKIPNIVLGAQSGAYLINQDARLLDVSDSGITKDLFESHIANLHSKLSGQKDEKLYNLPFDNADVDSLVFNLDLMRKIFELIEAGGGTIDKNLEIYKKAQESKDKGSNIPAESIYNALKVKNDAFKNFRVDSETFGSLQSVREFSKKFAEGVEIDASKVNDKTIGGEVLSVDYQEQTFFKELYGKIAENKELFELVTTNNVNEPTKIKYNLLDDQDTLAKFKELWTEYNNSIKRLEHNPANSKTKKVFQSIKYMENQYSEWGSWNILFYKSAISYAASVGADQTKQTPWAKNFFVNIIKKQTAEEFSKNAKDEDVWMLPQITKTSKNGRHYFQEGGSSILPIKLDDESKNTATKTFLKWLYTGKNNVSNPGVLEENWKTLARTSGYIIPLKTVITKENEQWIKDEIKRQEAIISNTPAVDEATKTKAISAKNLLSSSLVSLQSILKLSQSNPKVVPMSMVTDDITSKISKAIETELFNSTKHEGNSIKTDDEIVQAISVIKRQ; encoded by the coding sequence ATGAAAAAAAATAAAAAGTGACTATTGAGTTCAGTTACACTTGGTGCCACTGCGTTGCCACTTGTTGCGAGCTCTTGTGGAACAGTAAAAACAGAAAGTAAAAATATTGTATTTAGAACTGCTCAAGGAAAACAATGACCATTGTCATTGGCCATTAAACCGCTAGTAGACTATTACAACACAACACAAAAAGAAACAAGAGGTTTTCTTCCTGTTCCTCTTGAATTTCAGGAACAACATAAAATTTGAGGTGAATTTAATTTAATAAAAAATGTTAAAGAAAACTTTGAAACGAAAAATCTAGACAAAATTCCTAATATTGTTTTAGGTGCTCAGTCAGGTGCATATTTAATTAATCAAGACGCAAGATTATTAGATGTAAGTGATAGCGGAATTACAAAAGATTTATTTGAATCTCATATTGCTAATTTACATTCAAAATTATCAGGGCAAAAAGACGAAAAGTTGTATAACTTGCCATTTGATAATGCGGATGTAGATTCATTAGTATTCAATCTTGATTTAATGCGTAAGATTTTTGAGTTAATTGAAGCTGGCGGTGGAACAATTGATAAGAATTTGGAAATTTACAAAAAAGCTCAGGAGTCAAAAGATAAAGGTTCAAATATCCCTGCTGAAAGTATTTACAATGCCTTAAAAGTTAAAAATGATGCATTTAAAAACTTCCGTGTGGATTCAGAAACATTTGGTTCATTGCAAAGTGTGAGAGAATTTTCAAAAAAATTTGCAGAAGGTGTAGAGATTGATGCATCAAAAGTTAATGATAAAACCATTGGCGGTGAAGTACTATCAGTGGACTACCAGGAACAAACATTTTTCAAAGAACTTTATGGCAAGATTGCTGAAAATAAAGAGCTTTTTGAATTAGTGACCACAAACAATGTAAATGAGCCAACTAAAATAAAATATAATTTACTAGATGATCAGGATACGTTAGCTAAATTTAAAGAATTATGAACTGAATACAATAATTCAATTAAACGTCTTGAACACAACCCAGCAAACTCAAAAACGAAAAAAGTATTTCAGTCAATTAAATATATGGAAAACCAATATAGCGAATGAGGCTCGTGAAATATTTTATTTTACAAGAGCGCAATTAGTTATGCCGCATCAGTTGGTGCTGACCAAACTAAACAAACGCCATGAGCAAAAAACTTTTTTGTAAACATTATTAAAAAACAAACAGCTGAAGAATTTAGTAAAAATGCGAAGGATGAAGATGTTTGGATGTTGCCACAAATTACAAAAACATCTAAAAATGGACGCCATTATTTCCAAGAAGGGGGTTCAAGCATTCTTCCGATTAAATTGGATGACGAAAGCAAAAATACAGCTACAAAAACATTCTTAAAATGATTATATACAGGTAAAAATAATGTTTCAAATCCTGGGGTTTTAGAAGAAAACTGAAAAACATTAGCAAGAACATCAGGTTATATTATTCCTTTAAAAACAGTTATTACAAAAGAAAATGAACAGTGAATTAAAGACGAAATCAAACGTCAAGAAGCAATTATTTCAAACACTCCTGCTGTGGATGAAGCAACTAAAACTAAGGCGATATCAGCTAAGAACTTATTAAGTTCAAGTTTAGTTTCATTGCAATCAATTTTAAAATTAAGTCAAAGTAATCCAAAAGTTGTTCCAATGTCAATGGTAACTGATGATATCACTTCAAAAATTTCAAAAGCCATTGAGACAGAGTTGTTCAATTCAACTAAACACGAAGGTAATTCAATAAAAACTGATGATGAGATTGTGCAGGCTATAAGTGTAATTAAACGTCAATAA
- a CDS encoding Cof-type HAD-IIB family hydrolase translates to MNKNSIQAYFIDLDGTMLDKGDDFGYISEINRDYLLKMQAVKPVIISTGRKPEGAVQDLMKMIKAPYAVCSTGSLIVNNKGEIIHKVDIENETKNAIVQYFMSKKLYFMANGSGIIYYGAEFNWNKRDWVNRFKKQNYDTFNFEEDIRQFLVFGPEIDGIKEIEEYIHTNFPDLRTHIVSHGYSIEVTHKNASKGIANAFVANLLGVDIKKSAHIGDSKNDLNALPQVGYLVAMGNAHPDVKKASVYVGADYLNGGLAKTICGFEELMSKK, encoded by the coding sequence ATGAATAAAAATAGTATCCAAGCATATTTTATAGACCTTGATGGGACGATGTTAGATAAAGGGGATGATTTTGGTTATATTTCCGAGATTAATCGAGATTATTTACTTAAAATGCAAGCAGTAAAACCAGTAATAATTTCCACAGGACGTAAACCAGAAGGTGCTGTTCAAGATTTAATGAAAATGATAAAAGCTCCATATGCCGTTTGTTCAACTGGTTCTTTAATTGTTAATAATAAGGGTGAAATTATTCATAAGGTTGATATTGAAAATGAGACTAAAAATGCAATTGTTCAGTATTTTATGAGTAAAAAACTTTATTTTATGGCAAATGGCAGTGGAATTATTTACTACGGCGCAGAATTCAATTGAAATAAAAGGGATTGAGTAAATAGATTTAAAAAACAAAATTATGATACATTTAATTTTGAGGAAGACATAAGACAATTTTTAGTATTTGGTCCTGAGATTGACGGTATTAAAGAAATTGAGGAATATATACACACAAATTTTCCAGATTTACGCACCCATATTGTTTCACACGGCTATTCAATTGAGGTAACTCATAAAAATGCAAGTAAAGGGATTGCTAATGCTTTTGTTGCTAATTTACTTGGAGTTGATATTAAAAAAAGCGCACACATTGGCGATTCGAAAAATGATTTAAATGCACTGCCGCAAGTGGGTTATTTAGTTGCTATGGGGAATGCTCACCCCGATGTAAAAAAAGCGTCAGTTTATGTTGGGGCTGATTATTTGAATGGCGGTTTAGCAAAAACGATATGCGGCTTTGAAGAATTGATGAGTAAAAAATAG
- a CDS encoding C1 family peptidase: MNLKIEIIDNFYKSYTSNPVNKIVENAVTKNGVNNAVYNNEVRKFHNNKFSVETKKGGITNQKQSGRCWIFAALNVLKPSTMSALNVDSFEFSQAYTMFWEKMEKANTFLNLIIEHSHLDYQDRLFEMFLKFGHEDGGYWEWAEGLISKYGVVPKNLMPETFNSSNTSQLNSLLEICLLNAVKEFKGINTSTVTGQQKEEFKTKTLNKVFEICVKALGLPPKTFDFEYTDKDKKFQKIENITPLEFLSKYAREDYKELVNLYADPRDKYTKNTVIKAKYFRGPIESRSLSFINVDLKTLKNATIASLKAGEPVWFACDMGPQLDRKAGIMDTNLYQYEQAFNIGSKLTKADRLEFKMSAPNHAMTFVGVDLDKNNNPIKWEVENSWGDDNGEKGYFSMSDEWFDEYMYSIIVSPKFIEAQILEESKVNKEIEIEPWDPLSMI; this comes from the coding sequence ATGAATTTAAAAATAGAAATAATTGATAATTTTTATAAATCGTACACATCTAATCCAGTTAATAAAATAGTTGAAAATGCAGTAACTAAAAACGGCGTAAATAACGCAGTTTATAACAATGAAGTGAGAAAATTTCACAATAATAAGTTCAGCGTTGAAACTAAAAAAGGAGGAATAACTAATCAAAAGCAGTCTGGGAGATGCTGAATTTTTGCGGCTTTGAATGTTTTAAAACCAAGCACAATGAGTGCTCTTAATGTTGATTCGTTTGAATTTTCACAGGCATATACAATGTTTTGAGAAAAAATGGAAAAAGCCAACACTTTTTTAAATCTGATAATTGAGCATAGTCACTTAGATTATCAAGATCGTTTATTTGAAATGTTTTTAAAATTCGGACATGAAGACGGTGGTTATTGAGAATGAGCTGAGGGCTTGATAAGTAAATATGGAGTAGTGCCTAAAAATTTAATGCCTGAGACATTTAATTCATCAAATACATCTCAGCTAAATAGTCTTTTAGAAATTTGCCTTTTAAATGCAGTAAAAGAATTTAAAGGAATAAATACTTCAACAGTAACAGGTCAGCAAAAAGAAGAATTTAAAACAAAAACCTTGAATAAAGTGTTTGAAATATGTGTAAAAGCACTGGGTCTTCCACCAAAAACATTTGATTTTGAATACACAGACAAGGATAAAAAGTTCCAAAAAATTGAAAATATAACACCGCTTGAATTTTTGTCAAAATATGCACGCGAAGACTACAAAGAATTAGTTAATTTATATGCCGATCCACGTGATAAATACACAAAAAATACTGTAATTAAGGCAAAATACTTCCGTGGTCCTATTGAATCAAGATCTCTTTCATTTATAAATGTTGATTTAAAAACGCTTAAAAATGCAACAATTGCAAGTTTAAAAGCAGGCGAGCCAGTATGATTTGCATGTGATATGGGTCCACAATTAGACAGAAAAGCTGGAATTATGGATACTAATCTATATCAATATGAACAAGCTTTCAATATAGGCTCTAAATTAACAAAAGCAGATAGATTAGAATTTAAGATGTCAGCACCAAACCATGCTATGACTTTTGTTGGCGTTGATTTAGATAAAAATAATAATCCAATTAAATGAGAAGTTGAAAATTCATGAGGCGATGACAATGGAGAAAAAGGGTACTTTTCAATGAGCGATGAGTGATTTGATGAGTATATGTATAGTATAATTGTTAGCCCGAAATTTATTGAAGCTCAAATTCTTGAGGAATCTAAGGTGAATAAAGAAATTGAAATTGAGCCATGAGATCCATTATCAATGATTTAG
- a CDS encoding HAD-IIB family hydrolase codes for MKNLKNKAKAYFLDMDGTFLDKPQGHQTVSERNVRAAIEVNKIKPVIFSTGRGNTEYTMDLARRVGSKYVVCLNGALIVDINNNELYREIMDIKFVREVLKIFKEKKMYIYLNGIKHLYTDGNVDNQYMKTWALKNPRLSYADLDKIDVVSKILVFGLSVEETRELWEELKIKYPELAFYLVSNGTTIEVGPIDANKGKANSKVCEFLGIDPKDAFHIGDSANDMPVVGYLGKFICMAGSLDFVKEVADIVGPDYANAGLSKILEELEDINLD; via the coding sequence ATGAAGAATTTAAAGAATAAGGCAAAAGCTTACTTTTTAGATATGGACGGTACTTTTTTAGATAAACCCCAAGGTCATCAAACAGTAAGTGAGCGAAATGTAAGAGCTGCAATTGAAGTAAATAAAATTAAACCAGTAATTTTTTCTACAGGGCGCGGAAATACAGAATACACAATGGATTTGGCACGTAGAGTCGGTTCGAAATATGTTGTTTGTTTAAATGGTGCTTTAATAGTGGATATTAATAATAATGAACTTTATCGTGAAATTATGGATATTAAGTTTGTTCGCGAAGTTCTTAAAATTTTTAAAGAAAAGAAGATGTACATTTATTTAAATGGTATTAAGCACTTGTACACAGATGGAAATGTTGATAACCAATACATGAAAACTTGGGCACTGAAAAATCCACGTTTGAGCTATGCAGACTTGGATAAAATTGATGTGGTTTCAAAAATACTTGTTTTTGGTTTGAGTGTTGAAGAAACGCGCGAACTTTGAGAAGAATTGAAAATTAAGTATCCTGAGTTAGCCTTTTATTTAGTATCAAATGGAACAACTATTGAAGTAGGTCCAATCGATGCTAACAAAGGAAAAGCGAATTCAAAAGTGTGCGAATTTCTTGGTATTGATCCTAAAGATGCATTTCACATCGGAGATAGTGCAAATGATATGCCTGTTGTCGGATATTTAGGTAAATTTATTTGTATGGCGGGGTCATTAGATTTTGTTAAAGAAGTGGCTGATATTGTAGGGCCTGACTATGCAAATGCTGGCTTGTCAAAAATACTTGAAGAATTAGAAGACATAAATTTAGATTAA
- the rpsP gene encoding 30S ribosomal protein S16 yields the protein MVKIRLKRTGSKFNAQYKIVAADSRAPRDGRFIEALGQYNPHTKEFFVKEELVQKWVDNGAQLTQVVYDLFRKHGLNAKLAKNSKHNK from the coding sequence ATGGTTAAAATTAGATTAAAAAGAACAGGATCTAAATTCAATGCACAATATAAAATTGTCGCTGCCGATTCACGTGCTCCACGTGATGGTAGATTCATTGAAGCATTAGGTCAATACAACCCACACACAAAAGAATTTTTTGTAAAAGAAGAATTAGTGCAAAAATGAGTAGATAACGGTGCTCAACTAACTCAAGTTGTATATGACTTATTCAGAAAACATGGTTTAAATGCTAAATTAGCTAAAAATTCAAAACACAATAAATAA
- the trmD gene encoding tRNA (guanosine(37)-N1)-methyltransferase TrmD, with translation MKVNFLTLFPNYFKPLIEESIIAKAIEKGVIEIKLIDFRDFSLDKHRKVDDEIYGGGHGLLLQVEPIDRALESLPEKGGYKVLVSPQGKKFSQDIANRLANKRQLTFICGRYEGFDERIVELVDEEISIGDYVLTGGELPAMMMADAIIRLADGVIRTESHVNESFQGQGLLEHPQYTRPREYKGMKVPEVLFSGNHAEIEKWKMRMSWEKTLKNRPDIIERIKNEK, from the coding sequence ATGAAAGTCAATTTTTTAACTCTTTTTCCAAATTATTTTAAGCCGTTAATTGAAGAATCTATTATTGCTAAGGCGATAGAAAAAGGTGTTATTGAGATTAAATTAATCGATTTTAGAGACTTTAGTCTCGATAAACACCGTAAAGTTGATGATGAAATTTACGGAGGCGGTCATGGGTTATTGTTACAAGTTGAACCTATTGATCGAGCACTTGAATCATTGCCTGAAAAAGGTGGCTATAAAGTTTTAGTTTCGCCTCAGGGAAAAAAATTCAGTCAGGATATTGCCAATAGGCTTGCTAATAAAAGACAATTAACATTTATTTGCGGTCGCTATGAGGGTTTTGATGAACGTATTGTTGAACTAGTCGATGAAGAAATTTCGATTGGTGATTATGTTTTAACTGGCGGTGAGCTACCTGCAATGATGATGGCTGATGCTATTATCAGGCTAGCTGATGGCGTAATTAGAACTGAGTCGCATGTAAATGAATCGTTTCAAGGTCAAGGTTTATTAGAACATCCGCAATATACTAGACCGCGAGAATACAAGGGGATGAAAGTACCAGAAGTTTTATTTAGTGGTAATCATGCTGAAATTGAAAAATGGAAAATGAGAATGTCTTGAGAAAAGACTTTAAAAAATAGACCCGACATTATTGAAAGGATTAAAAATGAGAAATAA
- the rplS gene encoding 50S ribosomal protein L19 — MRNKLIELVEKPQLRKDHPEFRVGDNVKVSVRIREGEKERIQIFEGLVISKTESGTRENFTVRKISFGIGVERTFPLHSPFIANIEVVRSNKVRRAKLNFIRERSGKSARLKEIKRNG; from the coding sequence ATGAGAAATAAATTAATCGAATTAGTAGAAAAACCACAACTACGTAAAGACCATCCAGAATTTCGTGTTGGGGATAATGTTAAAGTTAGCGTTCGTATCCGTGAAGGTGAAAAAGAACGTATTCAAATTTTTGAAGGTTTAGTTATTAGTAAAACTGAGTCAGGAACACGTGAAAACTTTACAGTTAGAAAAATTTCATTTGGTATCGGAGTAGAAAGAACCTTCCCATTACACTCACCATTTATTGCAAACATTGAGGTTGTTCGTTCAAATAAAGTACGTCGTGCAAAACTTAACTTCATTCGTGAAAGAAGTGGTAAGTCAGCAAGACTTAAAGAAATTAAACGTAACGGATAA
- a CDS encoding MAGa3780 family membrane protein — protein sequence MKQKNVIKNYSTPNWVLSFFGCIILTTTLCFIILNATAFYNPDQNFYSGLPTIGAVFKQWTSIFYFTYLTNIFLGVMLILIGWKRQSTVIKRLFFLSITLITVTFLVYWALISYKKSTWETAYSAIKSLITHEIHPIIGFVFLILLRKEIVLGRKNVYLAIGSVLVYILFAFVLYWATYNVFIQNDGATIYTFLNFAHPLFYKGANIGVIIVLNALIIILAISLPIGLTLFWKAVLKIKFDTSNSKCKKQD from the coding sequence ATGAAACAAAAAAATGTAATAAAAAATTATTCAACACCTAATTGAGTGCTAAGTTTTTTTGGTTGTATAATTTTGACGACCACACTCTGTTTTATTATTTTAAACGCAACAGCATTTTATAATCCAGACCAAAATTTTTATAGTGGATTGCCAACTATTGGTGCCGTATTTAAACAATGAACAAGTATTTTTTATTTTACATACCTAACTAATATTTTTTTAGGTGTAATGCTAATACTAATTGGTTGAAAACGTCAAAGTACAGTCATTAAGAGATTATTTTTTCTTTCAATTACCCTAATCACTGTTACTTTTTTAGTTTATTGAGCATTAATCTCATATAAAAAAAGTACATGAGAAACAGCATATTCAGCTATCAAGTCACTTATAACGCACGAAATTCATCCTATAATTGGATTTGTCTTTTTAATTTTGCTACGAAAAGAGATTGTTTTAGGCAGAAAAAATGTTTATCTAGCTATCGGAAGTGTTTTAGTTTATATATTATTTGCATTCGTTCTTTATTGAGCAACATACAATGTTTTCATACAAAATGACGGAGCAACAATCTATACCTTCTTAAATTTCGCTCACCCACTATTTTATAAAGGGGCAAATATTGGCGTCATAATTGTATTAAATGCGTTGATTATAATATTAGCAATTTCTCTTCCAATTGGGTTGACATTATTTTGAAAAGCAGTATTAAAGATTAAATTTGATACTTCTAACTCAAAATGTAAAAAACAAGATTAG
- a CDS encoding HinT-interacting membrane complex protein P80, producing the protein MGKKKETFFERLTKKNAQQQENQNPRVRKTKNWKFWLISSLLVGALSAGITIPLVANTVVKNYIEPIKGDTDLFKYVRPDGSEVQFQMKDLKSSELVKDAKDPKKVLEQAYKHAVFYLYEQEVKASKEYQRLWNASRKDNDKERNDIALKSVDELRKKHRDLIKDVKELMIKQHGYSKWEQAFNDFLIKSFNGAKNIEEAVDFRVYSEIQRDALRRFTLNTTFNINDADRTATSTIYKLDANGQQTNEVLFQKGEKVFPFFQQDKNFFELQDIKQKMTFMTNSYVISTSNPKEYNEAYKGADSFIKHYLAHNNPVLFSQFSLSGIAPTKKENGKEAKWNFNKEAVKKLMFYWPIEKEAKIEAIPSFNKIKDTFKSYEEYNKIAISTPGSTLAKEIVDYSTVLATLSLDDADIKSNWGSAGLTSVSDLFKAGGDNTLKAFAKHKDILIKDSSSSLKEVDLFGELEKIRQNIIKTFNLTDVKNSLTGKNQAEAQTAIGDFNKALKKVFDDASDVKKEGLWSDKFNELVAKPLTQLFETDGKINTVYKLKDSQDTLIVLSSKGITLLKVNDLNSFAKNNSDNSHEAIIKEMIRNDFLISNKYQAANGKKYNALNQVNKSLSTPENVLNVLLKEQSFKNYLKNQNNIYALDNNGKLAPKTKYNDKDLAEIIEMNNSILNSFEIKSAYDLTKAVDKWMKDRAEGKYDSFFETKENKVYFAHNNDSYKKDAGHTIFEALKQARKAN; encoded by the coding sequence ATGGGAAAAAAGAAAGAAACTTTTTTTGAGCGTTTAACTAAAAAGAACGCTCAACAACAAGAAAATCAGAATCCAAGAGTTAGAAAAACCAAGAATTGAAAATTTTGGTTAATTAGCTCATTATTAGTTGGTGCTCTTTCAGCTGGGATTACTATTCCGTTGGTTGCTAATACTGTTGTGAAAAATTATATTGAACCAATCAAAGGGGATACTGATTTATTTAAATATGTTAGACCTGATGGGTCAGAAGTTCAATTCCAAATGAAAGATCTTAAATCGTCTGAGTTAGTTAAAGATGCAAAAGATCCTAAGAAAGTACTAGAACAAGCATACAAACATGCTGTATTTTATCTATACGAACAAGAAGTTAAAGCTTCAAAAGAGTATCAAAGATTATGAAATGCATCGCGTAAAGATAACGACAAAGAAAGAAATGACATTGCACTGAAAAGTGTTGATGAACTTCGTAAAAAACACCGCGATTTAATTAAAGATGTTAAAGAGTTGATGATTAAACAACACGGATACTCAAAATGAGAACAAGCATTTAATGATTTTTTAATTAAATCATTCAATGGTGCTAAAAATATTGAAGAAGCTGTTGATTTCAGGGTATATTCTGAAATTCAACGTGACGCATTACGCCGTTTTACATTAAATACTACTTTTAACATTAATGATGCGGACCGTACTGCAACATCAACTATTTACAAATTGGACGCAAATGGCCAACAAACTAATGAAGTCTTATTCCAAAAAGGTGAAAAAGTATTCCCGTTCTTCCAACAAGATAAAAACTTTTTTGAACTTCAAGATATAAAACAAAAAATGACTTTTATGACTAATAGCTATGTAATATCAACCTCTAACCCAAAAGAATACAACGAAGCTTATAAAGGTGCTGATTCATTCATTAAACACTATTTAGCACACAATAATCCTGTATTATTCAGTCAATTTAGCCTTTCTGGTATCGCGCCCACTAAAAAAGAAAATGGGAAAGAAGCGAAATGAAATTTCAATAAAGAAGCTGTAAAAAAACTTATGTTTTACTGACCGATTGAGAAAGAAGCGAAAATTGAGGCCATTCCATCGTTTAATAAAATTAAGGACACATTTAAAAGTTATGAAGAATATAACAAGATTGCAATCAGCACTCCTGGTTCAACATTAGCAAAGGAAATTGTTGATTATAGCACTGTGTTAGCTACTTTATCATTAGATGATGCAGATATCAAGTCAAACTGAGGCTCAGCTGGCTTAACATCAGTGAGTGATTTATTTAAGGCTGGCGGCGATAATACACTTAAGGCTTTTGCTAAACATAAAGATATTTTGATTAAAGACTCTTCATCTTCGTTAAAAGAAGTTGATTTATTCGGCGAACTTGAAAAAATCAGGCAAAATATTATAAAAACATTTAATTTAACTGACGTTAAAAATAGTTTGACTGGCAAAAATCAGGCTGAAGCACAAACGGCGATAGGAGACTTTAATAAAGCGCTTAAAAAAGTGTTCGATGATGCTAGTGATGTTAAAAAAGAAGGGCTTTGAAGTGATAAATTTAATGAATTAGTTGCAAAACCATTAACCCAACTTTTCGAAACTGATGGGAAAATTAATACAGTTTATAAACTTAAAGATTCACAGGATACTTTAATAGTTTTAAGTAGTAAAGGCATCACTTTATTAAAAGTTAATGACCTGAATTCATTTGCAAAAAATAACTCTGATAATTCACATGAAGCAATTATTAAAGAAATGATTCGAAATGACTTCCTAATTTCGAACAAATACCAAGCGGCAAATGGTAAAAAATATAATGCTTTAAATCAAGTGAATAAATCACTATCAACACCTGAGAATGTTTTAAATGTGTTATTGAAAGAACAATCATTTAAGAATTATTTGAAAAACCAAAATAACATTTATGCTTTAGATAATAATGGAAAATTAGCTCCAAAAACTAAATACAATGATAAAGATTTAGCGGAAATTATAGAAATGAACAATAGCATTCTTAACTCATTTGAAATTAAATCAGCATACGATTTAACCAAAGCAGTCGACAAGTGAA